The window TAGGATGCGAGGAAGTAACTTGCAATATGAGATTATTATGTTCAgtttggttgggatgaatgaaATGACATGGAATGGAATGCAATGAAAACTGAACTATAAAATGGATGAAAATTTAAACTTTGTATTCCTTCCTCCATTTTTATCTTCCTATGCTAGAACTCAATCCCGCCATATTGACAAGAAATGCCGCATTATACCTGTTTTGTTCCCAAATTCTATCATAAAAGTTTGCACTCACtcaaaaatttcccaaaatattCCCTCCCACCTCCATTGTTTCCTTTTAGTAatattcatttcatttcattctgtTCCATTCTCCTCAACCAAACATAACAATACTATTAACAATGACCATTTTGAAGTTGTAGTTCTAAGGCTTATTAGCTTTGTTTCTGATGATTTATTCTTACTGTAAGCAATAAAATAAATGAGCATGTCAATtcaattatttatgtattttttcttGGTTaagtttctttcttcttcttgtttttattctctccccctttttttatgatatatgtTTATAGACTGTTGTCTCATTGTTTTGCATTTTTTTTACTTCATTTAAAATGCTGGTTTATTTCGATTAGCCCAAGAGTGTTCCCAAACTTCATTAGGTAACTGTTGGGGATTGTTTCCTAAATGAATCTGTGGTTGTAAGTATATGTTACACTCCTAATTGATTATTAAATCGATCTTCTGAGAAGCTCTGTTTATGGGTTTAGCTTCCCACAGGTGTGGTCTTAATCTCACACAGGTAATTGTTTGTGTAGCAGTGAGGGAGAGAGGCTTTTGTGTACAATATTAACAACTTCATCGCAATTGGACAATAGAAATatagaactttttttttttcggtTGTTGATAATGGAAAGACATTAACACACCTATCTTGTATTTGAGTAGATTTTAACCCTCAACCtcccaaataaaattttctttttcagacCTATGCCTTAGAACAGCCCTTGCAAGAGTGGCCCGAGCATTAAGAATATTGCAACATTGGACTGGCAGAACTGTTTTTGGCTGAAATGCAGTAATCAGTTTTTCTACTTCACATAAATTTCGTTATGTTACATTATTGGAGCTACATGTAGCATTTTAAGTTTTAATGCATGAGTATCGTAATCACCATTAAAGTTAAAGACTTAAAGTACATAGCAAGCTGCTTAGTTTCATCTAATAAAAAGAACCAGGCACACCTGGTGTAAGGCTATACATGTCACACTGGTCACTGCTATTGGGTCCTTTATGACCTTCTCGGTATATGACGGATGGTATAATTAGCGTACTTGCAATATAGTTGTTGTATTGGATTGAATTTTCATTTATGTCTATATGGTTtgttaaatataagaaaattctCATCGTCTATAAATATCTCTGCCAAAACTTTTCATTTCTTAAAAAACTTGATCATGTATTTATCTACCTGTTacatttttagaaatttactGATGATGACAAATCTCATGTGCTTGGTTTCATGTGGTCCCAGGAATTTGATTCTTAATCATTTATCTTTCAATTTCAGCTCGCTTTAGATATAACTGAAGATGAAAAGCAAGAACTTGCATACATAGAAGATCGAGAGAAAAGGTAGATAGATTAGTTACTTGCATTCTTCCATTTTTGCAGTGTGCAAGACTGCCTATACCGGGTCATTCATCAATCTTTCACTGTTGGCAAAAGTTTTTATCGTTCTTTTGAAGTTTGCTGGTATAAGAAGTTATCAGTTAtgactatatatattaaattctctGTTTAAACTAATAATGCAAAGTGGAAACTGATACCTTGAAGAACTTGTTCGAGTTCTACTATATATGGATTTGAATTCTAATACTATCAAATGCTTATTATATGGCCTATACATATTTGTTGTCTTACTAGGGGAGTGTCTTGCCCTATTGTTGGTTGTCGCGTGCACATGAATTCGTTGGAGGATTTCGAGGATCACTACAAAGCACGACACACTGCATCTTGTTCAGTGTGTTCCAGAGTATACCCAACATCACGATTACTCAGCATACACGTTTCTGAAGCCCATGATTCATTTTTTCAAGCAAAAGTTGCTCGTGGTCATGCTATGGTATACAATTTCTTCTTTCATCTCATTTTGTATGTTGTAGGACTAAAACTAGTTTATTGAAAATTCACGTGGATTCTGTGCTATATACATATTGATTCCGTTTTGCAGATTGATGATTATTCTTGACTTGTCAAAACATGAGATATTTTCTGTTTTGGACTTTTCCAATATTAAAGTTTTCCTTTAAGCATGTCTAGTATTGATTTAAATATTGTTCAACAGTATGAGTGCCTTGTTGAGGGTTGTGATGCAAAGCTGAAAAGCTACAAAAGCCGACAACAACATCTGGTCGACAAGCACAAATTTCCCACTTCTTTTGAATTCTTCAAAAAATCCCTTCCATCAAAGAAACAAAGGCAGAAGAGCCATCGTAAACAAGCACCCAAGGTGGAGGCGGCTTCGAGTGCAATGCAAGTTGATGAAGAAACCATGAGTGGACTAGTTTCAGCAGTCTCTAAATTGAGCACTTCAGATAGCTCGCCTTCATCCATAAGCTTTGGCCGCCGTCACACCCGTGGTCTCACGTTTGTCCCTAGATCAGTTCAACGGGATAAGAAATTGGACTCAGCACCTAAAGAAACACCGCGATAAATATGTTCCCACCAGAAGCATAGATCCTCAAAGTTAAGGACGGCCTTGAGGTTTTCAGTATTGTTAGCTGAAGGTTGGGAGTTGACAGTCAGAGTATGCGGTCGAGGAACCTCAAATTAGGTCAGTAAATTGACGCCATTTGGTTTTAATGGCTGGGGCACAATATGAGATGCCAATTTTGGTTGCAAACAACCTGTATATCCTATATCGTACCTGGGTGCAGTGAtgaatttagtttttacaatttattatctatttaaaaatatatttttttgttattaatataggataatttattattcaattaattttaaatcatatatttcatatttcgtatatcttcatatgcatgaaaaaaagaaatttgTCGTATAAcggattagagttagaaaaaattatgtaattattcgTGTTTGTATTGAAACATAACATGTTAGAATtcaaaagagttatatgaaggttcttattaaaaaaaatatttaaaattatatatttgtaactttattttaacgtcattttaatttttttaagatcTGAAAGGGGGAGAAATGACGATAGGAATGGAGAAATGACGACAGGATTCCTAGATACAAAAGTCCATTCTcaaaacaatttttatattctcttctTAATCATAAGGCATTCtgtttaaaagaatatatatgaATACGTCTCTACTGTATTCTACTTCAATACAAAACACTTAacaacatattaattttttaaatctagTGTTACTAATTACCAgggataaataatattttttttctctcgAACATGAAACATAAAAAATGATGACTCAAATTAATTGAAAAACacatcattatatatttatacacgagTATATATTCATGTATTAAGTTATGAATCCCAAATCCGTTTAGGATTCATGTACCTAATTTAAAACCCATATTTATTTCGAAACATATTGTgtacatttaatattaatataataataatatttaattaaaacattatatatatatatatatctgtgtgtgtgtatatatgtgtgtgggtTACTTTaagaaatttaagttaaaactttatatttacatacaattatataaaaatttgttcatatatatatattatataggtatatatatattacaaaaaaatataattatttattaaaaaaacttataacgagtatatacatatatataaaataaaaatccatATCCAACACTAAATTTATCATATACTTGCGTATATATATTCATGCATCGAAATTCTAAACTCGTAGAAACTGTGTCGTTTAGTTATAGTGTACCAAATTGTACTCACAGATTATATTATATACCTATATATAATAAGCCTAATTTGGCCGCATGGTCCAAAAGTTTATCATCTGTTGGAtcatatattgaacaaataagcaccgttaaattaaaacaaaattaatttctgTTTAATAAGGCAAccgatatctacttgcatgtttataatttcctttctgaatccaaaacaaaccctgtctttcatgtgtttatgatttttttaatccaaaataattatttcctaccagttttatttgcaga of the Daucus carota subsp. sativus chromosome 4, DH1 v3.0, whole genome shotgun sequence genome contains:
- the LOC108217577 gene encoding uncharacterized protein LOC108217577; this translates as MEMEVEKKEIGFKYWFPSRRRFFPDSPFFASGNVERELLAKQLALDITEDEKQELAYIEDREKRGVSCPIVGCRVHMNSLEDFEDHYKARHTASCSVCSRVYPTSRLLSIHVSEAHDSFFQAKVARGHAMYECLVEGCDAKLKSYKSRQQHLVDKHKFPTSFEFFKKSLPSKKQRQKSHRKQAPKVEAASSAMQVDEETMSGLVSAVSKLSTSDSSPSSISFGRRHTRGLTFVPRSVQRDKKLDSAPKETPR